Within the Seriola aureovittata isolate HTS-2021-v1 ecotype China chromosome 24, ASM2101889v1, whole genome shotgun sequence genome, the region CTTAgtgctaaaagtagctcctcAGTCTGAGAGAAGTCAGCAGCAGTGGACACACACCTCAACCCACAGCTGGGAccacagctacattacaacagGTGCAGCTACAACAGGCTGTGGTTTAGTTAGGGAGTCTAGGACAGGTAGCTTTTCTCAATTTTCCATTGAGAGAATTGATCATTCACAACGATCATTATTCCCTCTGATTGAGTGGAATCTTTTCAGTGATTCAGCATCATGTAAGGTTTAAAACACTGTGATGTGGAGTGACGGCAGCTCTTTAtgattctttgtgatttggtcttaGTGAGTCAGGAGTCCTCTCGACTGCTGCCAACTTCTCTCAGACTGAGGAGCTGCTTTTAGCACTAAGTGTCTTTGTGAATCGCtcttagtaaaaaaaaaaaaggagtccTAAAGTCAGGACGCCCATTCATTTTAGGAGTTTCTCCTAAATCAGCGAGATAAGAGCTATTTTTAGCCTCAAGATGCTTTTTGAATACGGGACCAGGACTGGATGAGGACAGATGAACTCCTCCCTGTGACAACGCTCAGGTGATgaccagatgtgtgtgtgtgtgtgtgtgtgtgtgtgtgtttttcttctactgCTGCAACATGTGAATTCATTCTTTCAGTCATTTCTATACATTCACATAGACAttctattttttccttttattttgaaactccaGATTCAaatcaataagaaaataaaagcaccaaTAACTGAGGATGTTCCAGGTGTTGATgaaacacaccagcagcaggaaatgatccaatgtgtacttttactttgaaaatattGTTACTAATGAAAATAGAAggtgtttattttaattagaGATGATTAAAGAAATTAATGCGCTTCATTAATCTGCAATGAAACTAAACTAAGTAGTAAAAGTGAAGTATTTCCTGACTATTTCTGACATGTACAAGTACTTCATATTGTACATATTGATGTACTAATACTTCGTGTACCTGTAGTTTCGTTCAAACATTATGAGTCCCTGCAGGAATATtaagcagcagctctgtgacggCTCCTGCGCAACGCCCCGCCCCCTTTCACCTCCACCGACCAATCAGCGCTGAGACGGTTGAGAAAACAAAGCGTGTGATTGGAGGATCGGGCGGCAGACTGGGGTTTCCAGGCGCCCCCTCCTGCGATGCAGAAGAGGGCGGTGAATGtcggcgggggggggggggggcgcctGGAAACTGTCCCGGGCAGAGTGATGAGCGCGGCCCCGCGGACAGACTGAGGAGAGCGGATATAAGTGATGGTTCAGGGACACGCGGAACTTCAGTGAGGCGTGTGAGGAGACCCGGACCCTCCACACCGGACACCCCCACTCCTCACACACTTTAAATCTGCCGCTTTTTACTTGAACAGACGTGTTTTAATCCACTGACTCTCAAAGACTGGACCATGAACAAActcactttccctcctttttcctgGAGAGTTGTGGAGTAGTGAAGGAATGCGGCATTAAAGGGCTCCTTACACGGATTTGTGCCTCTGGAAACAGGCTCTCAGCTGGTTTTTGAACTGCTCCTCAGCGGGATCCAGTTCCTCAGGGGTGGTGTTGGCTGTCATGGCGGTGGGGAGAGGCCGGCGGGGGGTGTGGGTGACGGGCTGCTCTCTGGTCTTTGCGCTCCTCCTCCAGTCCTGCAGCAGTCAGTATGAGAGGGGGGTTTCCCTCCCAGAGCACGGCTTCTGTCAGCCGGTCTCCATCCCGCTCTGCACCGACATCGCCTACAACCAGACCATCATGCCCAACCTGCTGGGACACACCAACCAGGAGGACGCTGGGCTGGAAGTCCACCAGTTCTACCCACTGGTGAAAGTCCAGTGCTCCGTGGACCTGAAGTTCTTCCTGTGCTCCATGTACGCTCCGGTCTGCACGGTTCTGGAGCAGGCCATCCCGCCATGCCGGTCACTGTGTGAACGGGCACGCCAGGGCTGCGAGGCGCTCATGAATAAATTTGGCTTCCAGTGGCCGGAGAGGCTGCGTTGCGAGAACTTCCCGGTCCATGGATCAGGAGATATCTGCGTGGGTCAGAACACAACCGACGTCGACAGATCCGTGTCCGGCCCGACCCCCGGCTCGCCTGAGCTCGTGACCCTGCCGCCGTATGTCCGGCCCCACCAGCCCTTCTCCTGCCCCCTGCAGCTCCAGGTGCCCACCTACCTCAGCTACCAGTTCTTGGGGGTGAAGGACTGCGGCGCCCCCTGCGAGGTCTCCAAGCCCAATGGACTGATGTATTTCCGTGAGGAGGAGTTAAAGTTCGGTCGGCTCTGGGTCGGCGTCTGGTCCGTCCTGTGCTGTGTGAGCACCCTCTTCACTGTGCTCACGTATCTGGTGGACATGAGGCGGTTTCGGTACCCGGAGAGACCGATCATCTTCCTGTCCGGCTGCTACTTCATGGTGGCGCTGGCCTACACCACGGGCTTCCTGTTGGAGGACAAAGTCGTGTGTATCGATAAGTTGAAGGTGGACGGCTACAAGATGGTGGCCCAGGGCACCAAGAAAGAAGGCTGCACCATTCTGTTCATGATCCTCTACTTCTTCGGCATGGCCAGCTCCGTCTGGTGGGTGATCCTGTCCCTCACCTGGTTCCTGTCAGCCGGGATGAAATGGGGTCACGAGGCCCTTGAGGCCAACTCGCAGTACTTCCACCTGGTGGCCTGGGCAGTTCCGGCGGTGAAAACCATCACCATCCTGGCGACGGGGCAGGTGGACGGAGACCTGCTCACTGGTGTCTGCTACGTGGGAATCTACAGCGTGGACGCCCTGCGGGGCTTCGTGCTGGCGCCGCTGTTCGTCTACCTCTTCATCGGCACCTCCTTCCTGCTGGCGGGCTTCGTGTCGCTCTTTCGTATCCGCACCATCATGAAGCACGACGGCACCAAGACGGAGAAGCTGGAGAAGTTGATGGTGCGGATTGGCGTATTCAGCGTGCTGTACACTGTGCCCGCCACCATCGTCATCGCCTGCTACTTCTACGAGCAGGCGTTCCGGCCGCGGTGGGAGAGGACGTGGCACATGCAGACGTGCAAGCGATTTGCCGTGCCGTGCCCCGATGGAAACTTCGCACCGGTGACGCCGGACTTCACCGTGTTCATGATCAAGTACCTGATGACCATGATAGTGGGGATCACGTCTGGCTTCTGGATCTGGTCGGGCAAGACGCTGCAGTCGTGGCGCCGGTTTTACAAGAGACTGAGCAACAGCAACCAGGAAGAGACGACGGTGTAGTGCTGGTGGAGAAGAGCTGAAGTTACCCGGACTGATGGAGGAACGTTTGATCTTGAGCTTGACACTGAGCTTTTGACGGAGACTCTGAACAGACGGCGCCGAGTTCTGGATCACAGTGAAGGACTCTGAGGAACTCTCTTCCACCTGCAGCGCTTTAATGTTTCCTACACTGACTGAGCCTCTGCGTTCAGGTGACGCTTTAATTAACAGGTCCCTGAAGGTGTCCTGGACAAGAAATGTCATTTGAGTCATTATTGAtgaatttattgattatttctaGATTAGTCTTTAAAGTGTTGATGCAAGTTTCACTCAGTGGGCGACGTCTGACTCAATTAAACCCAgtcaagaaaaacattaaatattcaaaccTTGTCTAATTATTCCTCCTTGACAAATAGCATCAGATCTGATTAGTACACTAATAATTAATGTGTAACCTGTTGAGTCTTTTGATCGACATAAATTCAACACGTGGAGAAAATAGTTTCCAATAACTAATAATTAAAGAATCAATAAAAAGCTCATGGAGGCCTGACtgagtcagacctgaaccacatgTGGATCTGATTCAGTATGATTTCacttcctgatgatgtcatcatctctgatgtccctccacaataaagctccagagaaacgGCGGCTGCAGACTTTCTGATTGAGCTGCTGTGAATGAGACTCACATCTCACTGACTCAGTCCATGGTAACTTCCTCTTATTTATTCACATCCCCcaaagcattatgggaactgCTTATAGCATGCTACCAGTGGTTTTTAGTGagtacactgtaaaatgtcccgTATAAAAATCTCTCAAAATAATGACCATCAGCTGCGATTTTttcaatgataataatgataaacataGTTTACATTAATCTGTAacagttaaaatgttaaaatacatttaaaaagaggagggaattaaatcaaattaattagaagcagaaataatgaatatattttatacatataaCAGCAAAATCAGTGCAATATCAGTATTGGCCTGAAAATTTCTTTCCAGGAATCTTTTGAGATCATTTACAGGAAATGATCAGTTTGTTAAAATAAAGCGTTGGTGAAACTGTGTCTGTTCCTCTCCTTGTGTTTCCACCTGCTCATTCAGGAAAGTGTTTGTCTTCATGGTTTCTGCAGGTTCGAGTCTCTGCctcatttataaatcatttgtaaatttgttcTGTATTTATGAGAATTTGAAAATCACCTTTTTCAcctttatgttttctttgtcttttattgatGCTACACACCTTATACTTGTAcagtttttcagaataaaagttttTTGAAAGTTGATCTTTTGGTTCTTGTACCTTTGGCTGAACAACATCTGTATTTTgggaaagagaaaacactgatcTACTTTGGCAAAGAGTCACTGTGCTCATCGTAAAGCAGGAGTGTGGATCTTTCCTGCTGACATCTgatcttctttctctttgcttttgtgCAGACAGTAGGAAGTGTTGTTGCCTGCAGGAGTGAAACTGGAGCAGTGTGACCTCCTTACAGGAGCAGCTGGGGGAGAACAGACAACAGGAATCCCAGCCAGACTTTTCTGTCGCCTGTGGAAAAACTTCCACTCAGCAGCATCACGCAGACGCTGAGATGCATTCACACGCTCCCACTCTGTAGGTAAAACTAAGTATGAACACAGACATGAGCTGGTTCAgtatgacatcacttcctgaggaTGTTATCATCTCTGATGTCCCTCCAcaataaagctccagagaaacagagtgtGCAGAACCTTTTTAAGTTTCCTttagtaaaacagtaaaacatcatgattcactgcagacaggagctgaATCAGCTGATCACACCTGATCAGCTGATTCAGCAGCTGTTAATGAGACAGTCTGACCACatggagacagagcagcagttaAAGTACAGAAGTACTTCTCCATTACCTGTGAAGCACTCTGTCATTGATGAAGATGTGGCACCCTCTGGTGGTGAACAGGTGACATGATGAAGACTTAGATGTTATTAGAGTTGTACTAATAACGACTGATGAACAACAGTGATGTCTTCAATACAAACACTCATGAGGATGTTCCTGATCACTGATCAGATGATGTCATGTTCATTAATCTGATTAATGTTTTTACAGTGCGTCAGCTCCagctctacttcctgtttcacgATCTTGGTTGTAGTGTTGAAGTTTCTAAAGGTGCATTACCTGTATACCTGGCCAAAACTGgtagtgacatcatcatgtagCGTTGTTGCAGTTCCTCGCTGTGACCACCTGGGGGCAGTAAACACCAATCAACAAAGTGACATCATGCAACTTATCTTCTCATCAACCAGAGTCTGATTCAGCTgagtccagatccagatccGGATCCGGATCCAGGACCAGGACCGAGTCTCAGGGTGAAGTCTGGTTTCTCATCAGTGTCACAGGACAGCTGACTTTAATATGAAACTGAAGACAACCTGGATCCTCTTGGCCCATAACAGTCCAGGACTGATGAGTCCAGGACTGATGAGTCCAGGACTGATGAGTCCAGGACTGAGTCCAGGACTGGCCTGACCCAGAGGTTGTGAACCAGACTGAACTATCTAAGTGTATCTGATGTAGTTAAAGCAGTTCCAACAGTAACATGAGTCAGGATCAATAATCTGATCAGAGATCAATCACAGaagacaggaagtacttttactgtgatactcTAACTACAAGAAATACTTAATGTACATGTTACTGCTGATACTTCTGTACTGTTACATCAGAGTATTTTTACTCTGTGATAATGGTACTTTaacttcagcacacacacacacacacacacacacacacacacacacaaagtcacacacagtcacatctgaTTTGCTGAATGACTTCCTGTCCTCTGCTGATGTTGGACTCAGATGAAAACTGGATCTTTTGTTCCCGACTGTTACAATACTGGGAGTTCTGGTCCACACTCTGCTCCAGTGAACAATGTCAccagtgtctcacacacacacacacacacacacacacacacacacacacacacacctgaagcaAATAGGCATATTAAGTAAATGAGGCTTATTGTGTCGTAGTTTTCAGAACAAGAGTTACAAgtacttcacaataaaagcacgAGCAggataataacaatgaaaaaaatataatcaaacaaattatcaaggaaaaataaactgatgatGAACTGTTGAAATCCAAAGGTCTGCTGCTagggtgagagggtgagggtggggggtgagggttGGGGGGTGAGGGTtggggggtgagggtgagggttagggggtgagggtgggggggtgaggatTAGTTCACCTGCTGAATGTTTCCTGTTGTTCAgcattcaaacacaaaaacacacggATCACACTTGTGAACACTGACAGGTCATCACTCATT harbors:
- the LOC130165492 gene encoding frizzled-7-A-like: MAVGRGRRGVWVTGCSLVFALLLQSCSSQYERGVSLPEHGFCQPVSIPLCTDIAYNQTIMPNLLGHTNQEDAGLEVHQFYPLVKVQCSVDLKFFLCSMYAPVCTVLEQAIPPCRSLCERARQGCEALMNKFGFQWPERLRCENFPVHGSGDICVGQNTTDVDRSVSGPTPGSPELVTLPPYVRPHQPFSCPLQLQVPTYLSYQFLGVKDCGAPCEVSKPNGLMYFREEELKFGRLWVGVWSVLCCVSTLFTVLTYLVDMRRFRYPERPIIFLSGCYFMVALAYTTGFLLEDKVVCIDKLKVDGYKMVAQGTKKEGCTILFMILYFFGMASSVWWVILSLTWFLSAGMKWGHEALEANSQYFHLVAWAVPAVKTITILATGQVDGDLLTGVCYVGIYSVDALRGFVLAPLFVYLFIGTSFLLAGFVSLFRIRTIMKHDGTKTEKLEKLMVRIGVFSVLYTVPATIVIACYFYEQAFRPRWERTWHMQTCKRFAVPCPDGNFAPVTPDFTVFMIKYLMTMIVGITSGFWIWSGKTLQSWRRFYKRLSNSNQEETTV